One region of Xylanimonas ulmi genomic DNA includes:
- a CDS encoding siderophore-interacting protein: MPCATELTNTTGHVTRARIEPVGRRLLTVVRVEDVTPHYRRIVLGGPEVEGFSFARFACGDHVKVVVPDEATGDIVLPQPTPQGPRLPDGSRPVMRDYTVRAWDGERCELTLDFVVHEHGPAGRWAARAAAGDRIGVLGPRGHVLFPQNYPVYLAVGDATALPAIARLLEELPEGARAVAFVAVADGEEQDLAVRAGSELTWVPQASGALEAAVRSWRAPHDGDWFAFAAGEAGVMTAIRRYLRHEVGLPKEQVDVDGYWKAGVAGLDHHTVTVGDD; the protein is encoded by the coding sequence ATGCCTTGCGCCACGGAGCTCACGAACACCACAGGCCACGTCACCCGCGCCCGGATCGAGCCGGTCGGACGCCGCTTGCTGACCGTCGTCCGGGTCGAGGACGTCACCCCGCACTACCGGCGCATCGTGTTGGGCGGCCCAGAGGTGGAGGGCTTCTCCTTCGCACGCTTCGCGTGCGGCGACCACGTCAAGGTCGTGGTCCCTGACGAGGCGACCGGCGACATCGTGCTTCCGCAGCCGACGCCGCAGGGACCCCGCCTGCCCGACGGCTCGCGCCCGGTCATGCGCGACTACACCGTGCGCGCGTGGGACGGCGAGCGGTGCGAGCTGACGCTCGACTTCGTCGTCCACGAGCACGGTCCGGCGGGGCGCTGGGCGGCCCGAGCCGCCGCCGGCGATCGCATCGGCGTGCTCGGACCGCGCGGACACGTGCTGTTCCCGCAGAATTACCCTGTCTACCTCGCGGTGGGCGACGCGACGGCACTGCCCGCGATCGCGCGTCTGCTCGAGGAGCTTCCCGAGGGCGCACGAGCGGTGGCGTTCGTCGCGGTCGCCGACGGCGAGGAGCAGGACCTCGCGGTGCGCGCCGGGTCCGAGTTGACCTGGGTTCCTCAGGCGTCCGGGGCGCTCGAGGCGGCGGTGCGCTCCTGGCGGGCCCCGCACGACGGCGACTGGTTCGCGTTCGCCGCCGGCGAGGCCGGGGTGATGACCGCGATCCGCCGCTACCTGCGACACGAGGTCGGGCTGCCCAAGGAGCAGGTCGACGTCGACGGCTACTGGAAGGCGGGTGTGGCGGGCCTCGACCACCACACGGTGACCGTCGGGGACGACTGA
- a CDS encoding cupin domain-containing protein: protein MTNAPTTLKRLSVQRRDALPEAPGQTANARRVSGVSKENTEVKDLWFGKVYTGPGEVSDPHHHGEAETGGYVFQGQGFIRFGERYEQIVYLEEGDFVYVPPFVPHIEGNLSHTKELIWMTTRNPDNIVVNLRDQDVADIEIDFVD, encoded by the coding sequence ATGACGAACGCACCGACCACCCTGAAGCGTCTCTCCGTCCAGCGCCGCGACGCGCTCCCCGAGGCGCCCGGCCAGACCGCGAACGCCCGCCGCGTCTCCGGGGTCAGCAAAGAGAACACGGAGGTGAAGGACCTCTGGTTCGGCAAGGTCTACACGGGTCCGGGCGAGGTGTCCGACCCGCACCATCACGGTGAGGCCGAAACGGGCGGCTACGTGTTCCAAGGCCAGGGCTTCATCCGCTTCGGCGAGCGATACGAGCAGATCGTCTACCTGGAGGAAGGTGACTTCGTCTACGTGCCCCCGTTCGTGCCGCACATCGAGGGCAACCTCAGCCACACCAAGGAGCTCATCTGGATGACGACGCGCAACCCGGACAACATCGTGGTCAACCTGCGGGACCAGGACGTCGCCGACATCGAGATCGACTTCGTCGACTAG
- a CDS encoding indolepyruvate oxidoreductase subunit beta family protein has translation MSSWGSGQRPITIAILAMGGEGGGVLADWIVAVGEQAGHHAQNTSVAGVAQRTGATVYYVELYPPGHARTDNTRSEPVLSLFPTPGEVDVVIASELMEAGRAIQRGFSTPDRTTLIASTNRVYSMDERLALGDGRVDSNTLLEAAHLGSRRFIGADFMDLALRSGSVISASLFGALAGSATLPFERSAFEDAIRASGKGVGASLAAFASGFDAAQQPAPQPLRTPAPTGNGPVPVAIGLRRPIDPAEEAAAAAQARREQLAISDPASLVGPALRRHAARVADHFPAPARSMLLHGVVRTATYQGPAYADSYLDRVARVAAFDTADEAARLTTEAARHIALWMCYQDTIQVALQKIRRRRLDGVRAEAKAAPGQLLNVREYLHPQLEEIADTLPAGLGRRVARSTWFAQLVGKLTHNGMVVNTTGLVGFTALWAIAMFRPLRPRSLRFVREQEAIDAWLDQLLAAAATDVELAREIVGCQRVLKGYGATHQHGRESFTTLLEQADALLGRDDAAATLARLREAALADEDGATLRRACAELAAPTALASPAR, from the coding sequence ATGAGCAGTTGGGGATCGGGCCAACGGCCCATCACGATCGCGATCCTCGCCATGGGCGGCGAGGGCGGCGGAGTCCTCGCCGACTGGATCGTCGCAGTCGGCGAGCAGGCGGGCCACCACGCACAGAACACTTCGGTCGCCGGCGTCGCCCAGCGCACCGGAGCGACCGTGTACTACGTCGAGCTCTACCCGCCGGGACACGCCCGCACAGACAACACGCGCTCCGAGCCCGTGCTGAGCCTCTTCCCGACGCCCGGAGAGGTCGACGTCGTCATCGCCTCGGAGCTGATGGAGGCCGGTCGCGCAATCCAGCGTGGCTTCTCGACGCCGGACCGCACCACGCTCATCGCGTCGACCAACCGGGTCTACTCGATGGACGAGAGGCTCGCACTGGGTGACGGACGCGTGGACAGCAACACACTTCTTGAGGCGGCACATCTCGGATCGCGGCGCTTCATCGGCGCCGACTTCATGGACCTCGCGCTGCGCTCGGGCAGCGTGATCAGCGCCTCGCTCTTCGGGGCGCTCGCAGGCTCGGCGACGCTGCCCTTCGAGCGCAGCGCGTTCGAGGACGCGATCCGCGCCAGCGGCAAGGGCGTGGGCGCCTCGCTCGCCGCGTTCGCCTCAGGATTCGACGCGGCCCAACAGCCAGCGCCGCAGCCGCTGCGCACGCCGGCGCCGACAGGCAACGGACCTGTGCCGGTCGCCATCGGCCTGCGCCGGCCGATCGACCCCGCCGAGGAGGCGGCCGCGGCGGCGCAGGCGCGGCGCGAACAGCTCGCGATCAGCGATCCCGCGTCGCTCGTCGGCCCGGCGCTGCGGCGCCACGCCGCCCGCGTCGCCGACCACTTCCCGGCGCCCGCTCGGTCGATGCTCTTGCACGGGGTGGTCCGCACCGCGACGTATCAAGGCCCGGCGTACGCCGACTCCTACCTCGACCGCGTCGCCCGAGTCGCCGCGTTCGACACGGCGGACGAGGCAGCGAGACTGACCACCGAGGCAGCCCGCCACATCGCGCTGTGGATGTGCTACCAGGACACCATCCAGGTCGCGCTGCAGAAGATCCGTCGTCGCCGGCTCGACGGGGTTCGCGCGGAGGCGAAGGCCGCCCCCGGCCAACTCCTGAACGTGCGTGAATACCTTCACCCGCAACTCGAGGAGATCGCCGACACGTTGCCAGCCGGGCTCGGGCGCCGAGTGGCGCGCTCGACGTGGTTCGCACAACTCGTCGGCAAGCTGACGCACAACGGCATGGTGGTCAACACCACGGGCCTCGTCGGCTTCACTGCGCTGTGGGCCATAGCGATGTTCCGCCCGCTGCGGCCACGTTCGTTGCGCTTCGTCCGTGAGCAGGAGGCCATCGACGCGTGGCTCGACCAGCTGCTGGCCGCAGCCGCGACCGACGTCGAACTCGCCCGCGAGATCGTCGGGTGCCAGCGGGTGCTCAAGGGCTATGGCGCCACCCATCAACACGGCCGCGAGAGCTTCACCACCCTCCTGGAACAGGCTGACGCCCTTCTGGGTCGCGACGACGCGGCGGCGACTCTCGCCCGCCTGCGCGAGGCTGCGCTGGCCGACGAGGACGGCGCCACCTTGCGACGAGCGTGCGCCGAGCTCGCCGCGCCCACCGCCCTCGCCAGCCCCGCACGCTGA
- a CDS encoding indolepyruvate ferredoxin oxidoreductase subunit alpha: MAERSFAHEVRKLRAGEGSTVSGEGILAVTKALLQSGVAYVGGYQGAPISHLMDVLGDAHEILEELGVYFENSASEATAAAMLAASVNYPLRGAITFKSTVGTNVASDALANLASGGVQGGALIIVGEDYGEGSSIMQERSHAFAMKSQMWLLDPRPNVAAIVNAVEAGFELSEASSTPVMLQLRLRSCHLHGSFTAKDNVRPPMTVKDAAENPSRQVDRIVLPPASFVHEREKVEERWPAAVEYITNHGLNEVLGAGAADVGVIVQGGVYNTLNRAMELLGVSDAYGNTRIPTYVMNVTYPVVDAEILDFVKDKRAVLLVEEGQPDYIEQNLNTILRRAASDVALHGKDLLPVAGEYTATEVTRGLHAFLSRYLPDAAAAKPALLLPVGDPRSPFAPRVDPSVVRTRPPGLCTGCPERPIFSALKLAERETGKQHHVSADIGCHLFAINEPFNLGATTMGYGLGSAGAAALSPKGADRRTIAVMGDGGFWHNGLTSGVGNAVFNQSDQLLLVVDNAYSAATGGQDILSSRNDSPLRSTKHPIEKAVRGVGVTWARTVKNTYRIGELRDLFVKALTTKEPGPKVIIAQSECSLNRQRRERPLKAQAIRDGKRAVKERFGVDADTCTGDHACIRVSGCPSLTIKANPDPMRTDPVATVLDSCVGCGTCGANAHAAALCPSFYRSDLVYNPHWRDKALARLRRGWIAVLSSGVERRAARFEAMEVPA, translated from the coding sequence ATGGCCGAACGTTCATTCGCGCACGAGGTGCGCAAGCTCCGGGCGGGCGAGGGGAGCACCGTCTCGGGCGAGGGAATCCTCGCCGTGACGAAGGCGCTGCTTCAGTCAGGAGTCGCCTACGTGGGCGGATACCAGGGCGCCCCGATCTCTCACCTGATGGACGTGCTCGGGGACGCGCACGAGATCCTGGAGGAGTTGGGGGTCTACTTCGAGAACAGCGCGTCGGAGGCGACGGCTGCCGCCATGCTCGCAGCATCGGTGAACTACCCGTTGCGGGGCGCCATCACGTTCAAGTCGACCGTGGGCACGAATGTCGCCTCCGACGCTCTGGCGAACCTCGCGAGCGGCGGGGTCCAGGGTGGCGCCCTGATCATCGTCGGCGAGGACTACGGCGAGGGATCCAGCATCATGCAGGAGCGCTCGCACGCCTTCGCGATGAAATCCCAGATGTGGCTCCTCGACCCCCGCCCCAATGTCGCCGCGATCGTCAACGCGGTCGAAGCGGGCTTCGAGCTGTCCGAGGCGAGCTCAACTCCGGTGATGCTGCAACTGCGCCTGCGCTCGTGCCACCTGCATGGCAGCTTCACCGCGAAGGACAATGTACGCCCGCCGATGACGGTCAAGGACGCGGCGGAGAACCCCTCGCGCCAGGTCGATCGGATCGTGCTGCCGCCCGCGAGCTTCGTCCACGAGCGGGAGAAGGTCGAGGAACGCTGGCCGGCCGCCGTCGAGTACATCACGAACCACGGCCTCAACGAGGTGCTCGGCGCGGGAGCCGCCGACGTCGGCGTCATTGTCCAGGGCGGCGTCTACAACACCCTCAACCGTGCGATGGAGTTGCTCGGCGTCTCGGACGCCTATGGCAACACCCGGATCCCGACCTACGTCATGAACGTCACCTATCCGGTCGTGGACGCCGAGATCCTTGACTTCGTCAAGGACAAGCGCGCCGTGCTGCTGGTCGAGGAGGGCCAGCCCGACTACATCGAGCAGAACCTCAACACCATCTTGCGGCGCGCCGCGTCCGATGTGGCGTTGCACGGCAAGGACCTTCTGCCCGTCGCGGGTGAGTACACCGCGACCGAGGTGACGCGCGGCCTGCACGCCTTTCTCAGCAGGTACCTGCCCGACGCGGCCGCCGCCAAGCCGGCGCTGCTGCTGCCCGTGGGCGACCCCCGCAGCCCGTTCGCGCCACGAGTGGACCCCTCCGTGGTCCGCACACGCCCGCCCGGCCTGTGCACCGGCTGCCCTGAGCGACCGATCTTCTCGGCGCTCAAACTCGCCGAGCGGGAGACCGGGAAACAGCACCACGTCAGCGCCGACATCGGCTGCCACCTGTTCGCGATCAACGAGCCGTTCAACCTCGGCGCCACCACCATGGGCTACGGCCTCGGTTCTGCGGGCGCCGCAGCCTTGAGCCCGAAGGGCGCCGACCGACGAACGATCGCCGTGATGGGCGACGGCGGCTTCTGGCACAACGGTCTGACCAGCGGCGTCGGCAACGCCGTCTTCAACCAGAGCGACCAGCTCCTCCTCGTCGTCGACAACGCCTATTCCGCGGCGACCGGCGGGCAGGACATCCTCTCGTCCCGGAACGACAGTCCCCTGCGGTCGACCAAGCACCCCATTGAGAAGGCGGTCCGAGGCGTCGGCGTCACCTGGGCGAGAACCGTCAAGAACACCTATCGAATCGGCGAGCTTCGGGACCTGTTCGTCAAGGCGTTGACGACCAAGGAGCCCGGGCCCAAGGTGATCATCGCGCAGAGCGAGTGCTCGCTGAACCGGCAGCGGCGCGAGCGTCCGCTCAAGGCGCAGGCCATTCGGGACGGCAAGCGCGCCGTCAAGGAGCGCTTCGGCGTCGACGCCGACACGTGCACAGGTGACCACGCCTGCATCCGTGTCTCCGGCTGTCCCTCGCTCACCATCAAGGCGAACCCTGATCCGATGCGGACCGATCCGGTCGCGACGGTGCTCGACTCGTGTGTCGGATGCGGCACCTGCGGCGCCAACGCGCACGCTGCCGCGCTGTGCCCGTCGTTCTACCGCAGCGACCTGGTCTACAACCCCCACTGGCGCGACAAGGCGCTCGCGCGGCTGCGCCGGGGCTGGATCGCCGTCCTCTCCTCGGGTGTGGAACGCCGCGCCGCACGATTCGAAGCCATGGAGGTGCCCGCATGA
- a CDS encoding cyclase family protein, giving the protein MSVIEALLAGLSSGEVEIVDLTAPLSPQTPVLRLPAPFANTIPLSLEAVSDFDERGPAWGWNNIHTGEHTGTHLDAPVHWATGRDGLSVDAIEPSRLVGPAVVLDVRDEVAENPDFLLEPVHLDKHTAEHGPLPEGAWLVLRTGWSAFNQDADAFANADDAGPHTPGVSPAAARWLAASPITGLAVETVGIDAGQAGGMEPPFPAHHYLLGANKFGLTQLQNLDRLPATGAVIVAAPLPIVGGTGSPARALAFVSA; this is encoded by the coding sequence ATGTCTGTCATCGAAGCCCTGCTGGCCGGTCTGTCGTCGGGAGAGGTCGAGATCGTCGATCTCACCGCACCGCTGTCCCCCCAGACCCCGGTCCTGCGTCTGCCAGCCCCCTTCGCGAACACGATCCCGCTCTCGCTGGAGGCCGTCAGCGACTTCGACGAGAGGGGTCCCGCGTGGGGATGGAACAACATCCACACAGGTGAGCACACGGGCACCCACCTCGACGCGCCCGTGCACTGGGCAACCGGCCGCGACGGGCTCTCGGTCGACGCGATCGAGCCCTCGCGCCTGGTCGGCCCCGCGGTCGTGCTCGATGTGCGCGACGAGGTGGCCGAGAACCCGGACTTCCTCCTCGAGCCGGTGCACCTCGACAAGCACACTGCCGAGCACGGCCCTCTCCCCGAGGGCGCCTGGCTGGTGCTCCGCACCGGCTGGAGCGCGTTCAACCAGGACGCCGACGCCTTCGCCAACGCCGACGACGCCGGTCCGCACACCCCGGGCGTCTCCCCCGCCGCCGCGCGGTGGCTGGCCGCCTCGCCCATCACCGGCCTCGCGGTTGAGACGGTCGGCATCGACGCGGGACAGGCTGGCGGGATGGAGCCGCCGTTCCCCGCGCACCACTACCTCTTGGGCGCCAACAAGTTCGGCCTCACCCAGCTGCAGAACCTGGATCGGCTGCCGGCGACAGGCGCCGTGATCGTCGCCGCACCGCTGCCGATCGTCGGCGGAACCGGCTCGCCGGCCCGAGCACTGGCGTTCGTCTCGGCCTGA